The Vitis vinifera cultivar Pinot Noir 40024 chromosome 8, ASM3070453v1 genome segment aaatcattgcagaagaatgaaacatgggaactcatagaatgtccaccaagaaagaagccagttgggtgtcgttggatctatactgtgaagtacaaggcagatggtagtattgaaagatttaaagcaagactggtagcaaaagggtacactcaaacttatggaattgactacacagagacatttgcacttgtagctaagatcaacacagttcgagtattactatctttagctgcaaacctagattgaccattacaacagttcgatgtgaaaaatgcctttctgcatggcgagttatctgaagaagtatacatggatcttccaccaggatgcatggtgtcagaaaagcaatgtcaaaaggtgtgcaaattgaagaagtcattgtatgggttgaagcaatccccgagaacatggtttggaaggttcacaaagtcaatgagagtttttggctatcgtcaaagtaattcagatcacactttgttcctgaaaaagcaacatggtaagattacgacattcatcgtatatgtggatgacatggtagttacaggaaatgatcctaaagaaagaaaagctctgcaaaattatctatctagagaattcgaaatgaaagatctaggtcctctgaaatactttattgggattgaagtttctcgatcaagtgaaggaatttttctgtctcaaagaaagtatgccttagatcttttacaggagactggaatgtcgggatgtcaacctgttaatacaccaatagaagaaggtctgaaattgtgtgttgagcctaatcaagtatcaaccgataagggaagataccagagacttgtggggagattaatgtacttagctcatacaagatcAAATCTTgtttatgcattgagtgtagtgagtcaatacatgcatagtcctggagagcaacatatgaatgcagtcatgtgtattttgaggtatttgaagaatgctcctgggaagggaattttgttcgctaaaaatgttgatcatcaaagtatagaagtatatactgatgctgattgggccggtgcagtggatgataggcgatctacatctggttactttacctttgtaggtggtaatcttgtgacatggaaaagtaagaagcagaatgtcgtcgcccgttcaagtgcagaagcggaatttagaggtatgactctaggactttgtgagacattgtggctaagactcctcttacaggatttaggttacctatctaggcaaccaattcgattgttttgtgacaataaagtcgcatgtgacattgctcataatccagtacaacatgatcgtacaaagcatgtcgaggtggatagattcttcattaaggaaaagttggatgataagattgtgaaATTGCCTAAAATTCGATCAGAAAATCAATTAGCCAATATCCTCACCAAatctgtctcaagtcaagtgttctcaaaatttttagacaagttgagCATGTGcaacatctatgcaccaacttgaggggaagtgttgagatattaagaatgtttagatattaggaaagttgagatattaggaatattgagatattatgaatattgagatattaggaatattgagatattaggaaagttgagatattaggatattagttgttatttccttatatcattctttccttgtatcattttttcccattcttagaatggtgattaccctctatatataatCTGTACATGAGcgaatgaaaaaattaatgaaaaaactatcatttatcaatttgaagaccTATAGGAGGAGAGGAAAAAACATGACATTAAAAAACCAAAGTACCAATATCTGCATGAAAACTATCTATATTATCCAAGAAATGATCATTGCAAATAAGTTCAGACTTAGAGGCATTATGAGACTCAACAAGAATAGAAAAGGCATATGCTTAAGGAAGAAAATATgactagaaaagaaaagtatatgCTTAAAGTAGTGGATGATATAAAACTAAAGCTataaggaaagagaaaagaataagAAGTAGTAGAAGACACAAAACTAAAGTCATCAAGGAAAAAGAGATAGAAGTCGACATAAAACTATCGAGGAATGAGAAGTCAAGGAAGAGagacaaaagaaaacataaaaccgtagaagaaagagagacaaatagaatttaaattcatatccaacaaacagAGACAAGATAGAATTTGAATTCACATTCAACAAATGAAGACGAATAGAATTTAGATTCTTATATAATAAACATagataagttaaaatatgaatttatattCAACAAATAAAGATAGatagaatttaaatttatatccaACAAACAAATAAGAGAAATGTAAAATTAGATGTTTCAtgtcaaatattaaattaaagtaaaaaaaatataattgattaaaagggaaaaaagaaatatgagatTACAAatctaaactttttttttaatgcaaaacAATATTCATTTTAGGCAATAATACTCTCAccattttcttacaaaaataacatttttttaaatacatgtaaatactaaaaatattaaaaagtatttatggaaaaaataaattactcttaattttatgaaatcttttcatcttttaataaattaatccaaaaataataataataacgataaGCTCCACGTATTTATGCATTAGTCAAAAGGAATCACACGTCAAGTAGCCGCTTTATGGCTTTTCCAgtatttcagaaaaaaaaaacaaaaaaatcccaTACCAATAGGATTGTCCACGTGGGCATATATCTAGAAATTTCTGATTTTATTTCCGCCCAGAATTTCGTAACGTTCTCGTTGGCCGTTGCAGAATTAAATTTCCAGCATGTTTGAAATGAAATGCATTTGAAGAACGGCTCTTATTCATGCCTTGTCAGTTGCCACCTAATATTGTAAGCAATTACATCATCCTATCAGAAAGTGAAGGCAGCCTCCTGAAGAAATTGAAAGCAGGTGACGGCGCCCTGTCCCTGAACATGGGATGCCTCATGTAATAAAACCCACCCGCCATCGCCACCATCTTCGACGGCACCAAATACAGCACCACCGCCACCACCAAACACAACCCTACGAATATCCCTGTCGCCCGTGGGTCCCTCCACATCACCAACGCCTGCACTCTCTCCCCTTGCGTCGCTGCATCCCCCAACACCGTCTGCACTCGCGCCCCCAGTGTCCTCAGCTTATCGTATCTCGCAAGCACCCTCTCCGGTGATCGGCTGCTTGGTACCGTATCGAATTCCTCATCCAACTCCTCCCGATCAACCGCCTCTACCATTGATATCTTGGGGCAGAAGTGGGGGAGTGGCTCTCGCGATTTGAATCTGTAGTTCCACGCGCCGATGGCGAAGACGTAGAAGGATAGCGTGGGGAAGATGAGATCCGGGAACCACACCAGCAGCACCAGCAAGGCGTGCACCAGGATTGTGGCCGTCGGATTCTTCCACGACCTAGTGTCGTCGACCCATCGGACTATGTCGATCACTCCGGCCACCACATTGATGATCCTGATCCAGTTTGCCCGCACCTTTCGCATGCTGAAGGCCTGAGTGTCGGCGTCCAACATGTAGAGCACGATCTCCCGCCTCAGCGGTGGCTCCGACCTCGACAAGTGTTCGGCCACGATTTTGGCAGCAGTGTTCCGCAGAATTTCCTGTTGGACCACTCCTAGAGGTTTGATGTGGTGCATTAAGGGCAAGAGAGGTTGGCTGTAGACGTGGAGGATGTCGAGCGTGTGAACGGCACGTACGAATCTCACGGCCAGCTCTATCTCCCCCATTTGCTTCTTTCCTGCGGGAGACAAGAGCAGCAACGGATACCGGTTCTTGTACACTCGACCCGTCTGAAGAGTAGAGATACGTATCCGTACTTTCCCCATTCGGAAATCTGGATGCGTGGCTTCCTTGGAGCCTTCTATCTGGAATGCAGCGGAGCTGTCGAACACCCCAACGCTGAGGACAGTGCAGGGGTCGTACACCTTCCACGTGTACTGCTCGTTCCACTTAGGATCCAGGCTTTCAGATACTGTACGTGTACGGACCCACTTCGGACCGTATTTGGCTACTGCGTACGCGTCCGTTGATCCTCTGCCGTCGATTGTTTTCATTGGGAGAAGGTTTTTACATGCGATGATTCCCAGCTCCACCGTGCCGATAGGTGGTTTCCAGAGCTGTCTCGCCGTCGGCCGGAAGTCGCTGCAGACATGCGCGGCCTCGTCCATCACGTGATATCCACCGTCGAAGCATAAACGTAGGTGGACTCTACCCTTGTAACTGCTCCTTTCCTCCTCCTTGTTAGGGTTTTGAAAGCTGAACCAGTGCGACACAGGTGTTCGATCGTCCACACGCCGCTCGATCGCCGTCAACGGCACTCTCGCGACGCCCAGGGTGGCTACCTTTCCTTTCGTTTGCTGGCTTTCGAGGGTGAAGATGAGGTGCTCGTGAGTGAAGGGTTCGGCGGCGACGAACATGAGGTCCTGGTTCCATAACGGAGTTCCGTTTCGAGTGACGGagacttttgttttttgtatttgaaaCCCCAACTTCACTGTTAGTTGAAGTGACAAATCTTTTAACGACGTTAACGGCAAAACGTCTTGAGCTTCCATAACTGTGATTCTAAGGTACCACAATTTGGGAGATTGGTATACTTTAGATTTCGAGTGAACGCTACCCGCTGCGTCAGTAATCCATGCTTCAGGAAACGATTCATCAGCTTGAGTGCCGATCCACGTGGCGAGCATCAGAACGCCGTTGTCGGCTGCACCACCTTCGATTCTGTACCACTGTGGGGCTAGTGGGCTGTCAGGTGGATCCCGCAGTGGAATCTCCGCCACGTCAAAGCAGATGCCGCCTAAGAAACCATCTCCTGCCACGTCGGATGGATTTGAGGGTCGAGGGTCCCACACTGAGACTTCAAGAAGGGAAGTAGATTCTGGTGTCTCACGGCCGAAAGCGAATGTCTGGTCCCACTCAAAGAAGCTTGTACTTTTCAGGGCTGGTTTGGAGCTGACGTGGCTTCCGGAAACTGCTATCGTCACCACCGGATTTCCTTTAGTGGGTAGAGATCGAGCTTTCACGACTCTGACGAATATGTAGTGCATTTTCTCAACGAGATCGAACGAGGTCCGTTCGATTGAAACTGTCCCCCGCAGATCGGCCTTGAAGTTGCCGGAAGACAGTGGCCGGTGAACTGGCTCGAATGGGGCGAATTTCACTTGCGGAGCCGATCTGTTTTCTATAGATGCCATGACCTGCGGCGACGGTACCCATTTGGGAACTGGAGCTTCGGTTTCTGCATTTGATTGCTCTACGTCTGGTGGGCATGCCTCCATCTTATCCTGTGTTCCTTCCTGTGGTGGCGGCGGTGGCTCAGATTCCGGCTGTTTTTCTGCTTCAGGGGTGGGATTTTCTGAAGGTGGTGCAGGTTCTTCGGCTGGAGGTGCAGCTTCCACAGGTGGTGGAGCCGGCGGTTGTTCTTCACTAGATTTTGGCGGATCAGATGCTGCAGGTTCAGGTTCAGCTGGCGGCACTGCTTCAGTCTTGGGAGGAGGAGCTGCGGGAGCGTCAGTGGTTCCGGAATCAGCAGCAGGCGGCGGCACTGCCTCAGGTGGCTTAACTTCCTCCAGTACCGGTGGCTGCGAAGGCACTTCCTCATCCacataataaattttgaaaccGATATCGCCCTGAGTCCAACTAAAGAAGCTCTTCTTCTCCAAAGGGAAGTAGATCAAAGCCTCCTCACCTTTCTTAACAAACTGCCTAGAACTCAATCTAATCCTACCCAAACAGTTGTTTCTACGTGTAGGGCCATAGTTTCGATCATGCAAAACATCAACCTCAATCGTGTCCCCGAACAACTCCAAAGCCCCCGAGGCCACATTAAACTCCAAGACCTCATTCCAGGTGGGGTTCAAGTCCCGCACCACCGTCTTGGTCCGCTTTCGCTGCCCACAGAAGTCCACAATCGCATACGGACTGGACGTCCCCTGCCCATCTTTCGGCAAAAGATTCCGACCATCCACTACCTCAACTATCAGCTTCCGAATGGTAGCCATAAAACTAATAATGACTTTAACTTAAAGAAACCTCCATGCAGAAGAACAATAGAGAGATGTTggaaatatgtatatatatatatatatataccgaTCAGGCACAGAGAGATGTTGGGTTCGTTAGGGTTTGGTGGAGTGGTAGTGGAGTTGTGGGTTGTAATGAAGAAAAGTGGAGATAACAAAGGTTCTAAACTTCATGTGCAAGGCAGCCTTAGACAAAACAATGCATTCACACAAGTTTAAGGTAATGCTTTTAGGCCTTTTGGCTCATGAGATAATGGGTTACTTTGAAGAGAGAAGATTCCCATTTTACCTAGGGAGTAGGGCTTAGAGCGACTTGGAGAGGGAAATGGCACCGCCAAGTGACTATGCTTTCCCGAATTTGGCCCCTTTTTATGAGTCACCACCGACCCTTTATGGTTTTTGCATGCCACCACCTTCACCTTTTACTTTTTGCCTACTGTATCCTTATCACTATCAGAATTGGAAGTTTGAAAATGCTTTCATCTCTAAGACTGAGACGCAACCCACTACTACTGCTTTTCCGCAATTCCATGAATGGTGATGTGGTTGGAATGCGTGATTGACAGTGTGGCCTCTTTGGATGCCAATGCTTTCACCCATGCATATGGAAAATAATGCACCTGTCGGTCATTCGTTTAGCAAAATGTTCCATCCTTTCATCTGAATTTTGGTTTCAAATGTTCCGTAAAAAAGAAATCGGACATTCTTTGAAACTTAAAAGAGTCGTTTGTCACTGTGCTTGTTTAAAGAAAGGGGGAAAATCACGCAACGATTGcattaactataaaaaaatatgggatTTTAGAACTTTACTTTTTGCCttttaattttagtgtaaaatgaaaaaaaaatattgtatattcATGCATTTCAATAgtacttttaaatttatttcataattacCCTCGAAagtaaataacaaaatatataccAATTTAATACGCCTCTTGATAAATACAtgtatcatttatttttattatttctctcaCATCAATATATCTCACTTACTACGTGCCACGtgcccacttttttttttttttttttttttcctttttttctcctttcctcccaccataatccattgtcacctattattactatttttctctttctcctttatattcattttaatatgCTTATGTATTTTCTCAcaaaacttctttaattttaattttttttactctccaatttttccatatttattgattttaattatttttttgacacaTTAAACTttaaatgatattatataataaatagttaatagaaaaaattaaatacaaaaatttatatatatatatatatatatatatatatatatatatatatatatataatggacaaaaatgaaaatattattccaCAAATAATACacttgatgattttaaatattaattataataatacatttgacaaattaaggtttaaatttaaaaattatattttattatttagaggtttatgatataagattttttatattaataccaaacaaaatatttatttattttgtaaattttatcatatgtaaaagtaaaaatatctttgtaatactatttattatttacattatttttatttttattttcattttaaatttatcatatcaaaatcacaataagtgatggtgcttttaccatttttcttatgattttaatttgattgtggatctaactttttatttggttaaaatcattaattttaaattaaattaaaatataaaagaaaatatatttttcataaaaaaaaaattatttaaccttgatattaatttcataaaaaataggtacaatcttaaaaaaaaaggtaaattcaAGCTTAGGGGAATCAGAACTACTGTCATACTtatcatggtgtatatattCTTTTGGGACCCTCGATAAATAATTGGAGGTCTTCGCCCACCCCAAAACGAACTTTGGAATCCTAGGTATATCTATTCTTAGAGGAACCAAGACCCCTATCTCCATTctcatggttcatatattcctttggggacCCTCAAGAAGAAATTGCAAGTTGTTCCCCACCCTGGAACGGACATTGGAATCCAAGGTACATCTTAAAGGcaatttgttacatcatttacaaaatttggtacatctttcacaaaatttggcacattcttaaaacaatttggcAAATCCAATCCATGAGCTATCGGAACCTTTATATTATTACCTatggtttgtttatttctttaagGATCTTTTGGAAGTAATTAGAGGTCATTCCCTACTTTGAAACGAACTTTGGAATcttaggtacatccttaaggaaatttggtacattgttaagaaattttggtacatccaatccttgggCTATCGAGACCCCTATCTATCTTCCCATGATCCATATTATCATTTGGGGctcttggtacatcatttacaaaatttggtacatccttaaaaatatttggtacatccaatccttgagctatcgaaacctctatcttattacacatggtccatttatttctttagagatctttgggaagtgattgaaGATCGTTCGCTACTTCAAAACAGACTTTGGAACCTTAGGTACAtccttgagaaaatttgatacatccaatccttgagctaacagGACACTTATCTCCTTTCCCATagtccatttcttcctttggaAACTCtcgggaagtgattggaggttgttccctACCTTAGAACGGACTTTGGCAACCTTGGTAcacctttataaaatttggtacatcctttaaaaaatttggtacatccaatccttgagctaccgggacccctatcttattacccatggcaCGTTCATTCCTTTAGGGGTCTTTGGAAAGTTATTGGAGGTCATTCCCTACTCCAAAacagactttggaaccctaggtacattcttaagaaaatttgatacatccaatccttgagcaaATGAGACACTTATCTTTCTTCCCATTATCCATTTATTCATTTAGACATCTTTAAGAAGTGATTAGAAGTCGTTCCCCACTTCAAAATGGACTTTGGcccccttggtacatcatttacaaaacttggtacatcatttataaaattttgtatatctttcacaaaatttggtacatctttaaaataaaatttggtacatccaaccCTTGAGCAATTgggacccctatcttattacccatggttcgTTTATTCCTTTTGggatctttgaaaagtgattggaggttgcTCTCTACTTTGAaacggactttggaaccctagtttcatccttgagaaaatttgatacatccaatccttaaGCTAACGAGACACATATCTTCCTTCCCATCGCCCATTTATTCCTTTAGACAACCttaggaagtgattggaggtcgttctCAGCTTCGGAATGGACTTTGGCCTCCATGGTATATCATctacaaaattttgtttatcctccacaaaatttggtacatccttaaaaaatttggtacatccaatccttgatcTACCAGGACCtttatcttattacccatgggtCGTTTGTTTCTTTAGGGAtatttgggaagtgattggaggtcgttcgTTAGTCCAAAACGagctttggaaccctaggtacattcttaagaaaatttagtacatccaatcacttcccaaagatctCTACAAGAATAAAcaaaccatgggtaataagataggggtcccgGTAGGTCAAGGATTGGAttgaccaaatttttttaataatgtacCAAATcttatgaaggatgtaccaaattttataaaagatgtaccaaattttgtgaaggatgtaccaaagaAGCCAAAGTCAGTTCCGAAGTGGGGAACAACCCCTAATCACTTTTTAAGGCTATccaaaggaataaatggaccatgaGGAGGAAAATAGGTGTcccgttagctcaaggattggatgtatcaaattttcttaatgatatacctagggttccaaagtttgTTTTGAAGTAGGGagcgacctccaatcactttccaaatATCCTTAAAGGAATACACGAAGTTTGGGTAATAAGATAAGGGTCCcgatagctcaaggattggatgtaccaaatttttttaaggatgtaccaaattttgtgaaggatgtaccaaattttgtaaaggatgtaccaaattttgtaaagaatgtacCAAGGTTGCCAAAGTCCATTTTGAGGTGGGAAATGACCTCCTATTACTTCTCAAGGGTctccaaatgaagaaatggTATGGGAAGGGAGATAGGTGTCCCGTTAGCTTAAAGATTGGAtgcatcaaattttctcaatgatgtacctaaggttccaaagtccatttcggaGTGGGaaatgacctccaatcactttctgaagatccctaaaggaatgaacagaccatgggtaataagataggggtgtTGATAGCTCaaggatcagatgtaccaaattttgtgaaggatgtaccaaattttgtgaaggatgtaccaaattttgtaaatgatgtaccaaattttgtaaagtatGTACCTAGGTTGCCAAAGTCTGTTCTGAGGTGGGGAACGATCTCCAATCACTTATCGAGGGTCTCTAAAGGAAGAAATGAACCATGGGAAGGGAGACATGTGTCTAATTAACtgaaggattggatgtatcaaatttccTCAAGGATGTACCTAAGGTTCCAAAGTCCGTTTTAGAGTAGGGAACGAGTTCCAATCACTTTCCATGGATCCCTAAATGAATAAACGGACCATGGGTAAAAAGATAGGGGTCTGGTAGCTCAAGAATTGgatgtaccaattttttttaaggatgtatcaaattttgtgaaggatgtaccaaattttgtaaatggtgTACCAAGGGTGCCAAAGtccgttccgaggtggggaacAATCTCCAATCATTTCCCGAGGGTCTCTAAAGGAAGAAATGGACCATGGAAAGAGAGATAGGTATCTCATTAGGTCAAgaattggatgtatcaaattttttgaaggatgtatctagggttccaaagttcgtTTCGGAGTAGGgaatgacctccaatcactttccaaagatccttaaaggaataaaaagaccatgggtaataagataggggtcctggtacctcaaggattggatgtaccaaatatttttaaggatgtaccaaattttgtgaaggatgtaccaaattttataaaggatgtaccaaattttgtaaaagatgtaCCAATGGTTCAAAGTCCGTTCCGAAGTGGGAAActacctccaatcacttcctaaGGTTGTCTAAAGGAATAAATGGAGCATGGGAAGGAAGATAGGTGTCtcattagctcaaggattggatgtatcaaattttcttaaggatgcacctagggttccaaagtctatTTGGAGTAGagaacaacctccaatcactttccaaGGATCCTTAAAGGAATAACcagaccatgggtaataagataagGGTCCCcgtagctcaaggattggaagTTCCAAATCTTTTTTAGAATGtgtcaaattttgtgaaggatgtgccaaattttgtaaatgatgtaccaaggtcGCCAAAGTCCGTTCCAAGGTagggaacaacctccaatcacttcccaagggtctccaaaggaagaaatggaccatgggaagggaGATAGGTGTCCCGTTAGCttaaggattggatgtatcaaattttctcaaggatgtacctagggttccaaagttcatTTCGAAGTAGGgaatgacctccaatcacttcccaatgATCCCTACATAAATAAATGGACCATGGAtaataagatagaggtttcgataactcaaggattggatgcaccaaatatttttaagaatgtatcaaattttgtgaaggatgtaccaaattttataaatgatgtatcaaattttgtaaatgatatacCAAGAGTGCCAAAGTTTGTTTCGAGGTGGGGAATGGTCTCCAATCACTATTTGAGGATCCTTAAAGGATAatatggaccatgggaagataGATAAGGGTCTCGATAGCCCGAAGATTgcatgtaccaaaatttcttaacgatgtaccaaatttccttaaggatgtaccttgggttccaaagttcatttcagagtagggaacgacctctaattacttcctaaagatccttaaagaaataaacaaaccatGGGTAATAATATAGAGGTCTCAGTAGTTCATGGATTGGACGTAccaaattgttttaaggatgtgtcaaattttgtgaaagatataccaaattttgtaaatgatgtaccaaattatCTTTAGGATGTACCTTGGGTTCCAATGTCTGTTCCAGGGTGGGGAACAACCTCCAATTCCTTCTCGAGAgtccccaaaggaatatatgaaccatgagAATAGAGATAAGGGTTTTGGTTCCTCTAAGAATGGATATACCTAAGATTCCAAAGTTCGATTTGGGGTGGGCGAGGACCTCCAATTACTTATCAAGGgtcccaaaggaatatatacaccatgataagtatgatagtAGTTTCAATTCCCTTAAGCATGAatttacctattttttttaaggatgtacctatttttttatgaaattaatataaaatgttaaattcaatttttttatgaaaaatatattttcttttatattttattttaattaaaaattaaagattttaaccaaacaaaaagttagatccacaataaaattaaaatctaaggaaaaatgatcaaagcaaaaaaaattatgtaaataataaaatagtattctaaagatatttttacttttacatgtgatagaatttacaaaataaataaatcttttgttcggtattaatataaaaaatcttatatcataaacctctaaataataaaatagaattttaaaatttaaatcttaatttatcaaatatattattataattaatatttaaaatcatcaagtatattatttgtggaataatattttcatttttgtccattatagatttttgtttttttttaatttgttatattaaatatttattatatattatcattttaagtttaatatgtcaaaaaataattaaaatcaataaatatggagaaattagagagtaaaaaaaaattaaaatcaaagaagTTTTGTGAGAAAATACAtgagcatattaaaaagaatataaaggaaaaaaaaagaaaaataataataaaaactataataggtGACAACGGACTATAATggaatgagagagaaaaaaaaataggaacgTGGCAAGTGGTAAGTGAGATATATTGATgtaagagaaataataaaaataaatgacacaTGTACTTGTCAACAAGTGGTATTAAATTATTGTGTACTTTGTCTTTTACTTTTGAGGGTAATTGTGGAACGAATTTGAAAGCACTATTGGAGTGCATAaatagacaatatttttttcctattttccactaaaattaaaaagcaaaaaGTAAAGTTCTAAAGTCTCATATTTTTGTTAGTTGATGCATGGTTACATGATTTCCCcttttaaaactcattaaaaactctttttaagttattatttatttttattttttacttatttcaCACTGGCTTTTgatattttgatgtttttatttcaagtgaAACTATATTTTGATAATGTGGTTTAATAGATAATAGTGGATAACATGGGATATTTGGACAATGATCAAACCCTAACCATCAACAAGGCCGATGAGAAGCTAATCATTGGGCTACTAATTTACTCActtatattttacatattttgtatttctcttaattttaattatctaatttaatatattattaaaaatataaaagaaatataagtttgtaaataaaatta includes the following:
- the LOC100249668 gene encoding multiple C2 domain and transmembrane region protein 16 gives rise to the protein MATIRKLIVEVVDGRNLLPKDGQGTSSPYAIVDFCGQRKRTKTVVRDLNPTWNEVLEFNVASGALELFGDTIEVDVLHDRNYGPTRRNNCLGRIRLSSRQFVKKGEEALIYFPLEKKSFFSWTQGDIGFKIYYVDEEVPSQPPVLEEVKPPEAVPPPAADSGTTDAPAAPPPKTEAVPPAEPEPAASDPPKSSEEQPPAPPPVEAAPPAEEPAPPSENPTPEAEKQPESEPPPPPQEGTQDKMEACPPDVEQSNAETEAPVPKWVPSPQVMASIENRSAPQVKFAPFEPVHRPLSSGNFKADLRGTVSIERTSFDLVEKMHYIFVRVVKARSLPTKGNPVVTIAVSGSHVSSKPALKSTSFFEWDQTFAFGRETPESTSLLEVSVWDPRPSNPSDVAGDGFLGGICFDVAEIPLRDPPDSPLAPQWYRIEGGAADNGVLMLATWIGTQADESFPEAWITDAAGSVHSKSKVYQSPKLWYLRITVMEAQDVLPLTSLKDLSLQLTVKLGFQIQKTKVSVTRNGTPLWNQDLMFVAAEPFTHEHLIFTLESQQTKGKVATLGVARVPLTAIERRVDDRTPVSHWFSFQNPNKEEERSSYKGRVHLRLCFDGGYHVMDEAAHVCSDFRPTARQLWKPPIGTVELGIIACKNLLPMKTIDGRGSTDAYAVAKYGPKWVRTRTVSESLDPKWNEQYTWKVYDPCTVLSVGVFDSSAAFQIEGSKEATHPDFRMGKVRIRISTLQTGRVYKNRYPLLLLSPAGKKQMGEIELAVRFVRAVHTLDILHVYSQPLLPLMHHIKPLGVVQQEILRNTAAKIVAEHLSRSEPPLRREIVLYMLDADTQAFSMRKVRANWIRIINVVAGVIDIVRWVDDTRSWKNPTATILVHALLVLLVWFPDLIFPTLSFYVFAIGAWNYRFKSREPLPHFCPKISMVEAVDREELDEEFDTVPSSRSPERVLARYDKLRTLGARVQTVLGDAATQGERVQALVMWRDPRATGIFVGLCLVVAVVLYLVPSKMVAMAGGFYYMRHPMFRDRAPSPAFNFFRRLPSLSDRMM